The stretch of DNA AGGAAGCGGCGCAGCAGGAATAATAGAGCGATACCTACAAAATAACCGGTAACGAAGCCTGCGATGCTGTACGATTCACCGAGGAATACCCACATGAATGCAATCAGCAGATTAATGCATATTTGAAAAGCCATCTAGCGCCCCTCCTTTAACACAAGTTCCATATATGCCTGCGGATTGAGAAGATAATCCGCAATGTGCTGGACAGTCGGCAGGACAGCTTCTGCCCCGATACCGAGAAAGACGGTGAACAGCATCAGGAATCCAGCTGGTAAAATGCCGCGGAGATACTTTCGTTTTTGTTCTTTTCCTGTTTCTCCTTCTCCCCAGAACACGCGGATGAAAGCTCTCACGATGGAAAGCAGGATGAGCAAGCTTGTCAGCAGCATGATGATGACTGTGACAGTTTCCCCTTTCTCAAACGCCCCGCGCACGAGGAGCAGCTTGCCGATGAAACCGCTGAAAGGCGGTACACCTGCCAGGACAAGTCCTGCAAGGAAAAACAGCCAGCCGAGAAGAGGGTGGGAGCGAATCATGCCGCCCATCTTATTGATATCGGAAGTACCTGCCAGAGCCGCGATAATACCGGCCAGCAGGAAGAGGGCTGCCTTCACAATCATATCCTGCAGAAGGTAGTAGATGCTGCCGCTCAATCCGTCATGATTGAAAATACCGATGCCGACAAGCATGAAACCGATGGCAGGAATGATGTTGTACGCAACAATCAATTTTATGTTTCGTGATGCCAAAGCACCAATCACACCGAATAGCATGGTCAGGTTGCCGACCCAGATGAAGAGCTGATCCATGATTTCGGGCTGCTGATGGAAAATCAGTGTAAAGGTGCGAATCAGGGAATATACCCCGACCTTGGTCAAAAGAGCGCCGAATAAAGCTGAGACAACAGGATTCGGTACAATATATGAGCGCGGCAGCCAATAATAGAGCGGGAATGCGGCGCCTTTCGTTGCAAAGACGAAGAAGAGCAAAATGGCTACTGTCGTTATGATTCCCGGCTGCTCAGCAGCTGCTGCCCGTTCTGCCAGCTGTGCCATATTCACAGTGCCTAAAACGGCGTATATGTATGAAATGGCTGTAACGAACAGCATCGAAGAAAACAGATTGATCAAAACATACTTGATGGATTCACGAAGCTGTACTTTTTGTCCGCCATGGGTGATCAAGGCATAGGAAGCCATCAAAAGCACTTCGAAGAATACGAATAAGTTAAATAAATCTCCAGTGACAAAGGCACCGGATACTCCTGTCACCAACAAGAAAATGAATGAGTAAAAATAGAAACTTTCTTGTTCCCGGGATACAGAAGCTGGTGCATACCAGACTGCAGCCAGCAGAATGATGGATGTAGTCGACACCAGCAGCACACTCAATGGATCGAGCACGAGTATGATGCCGTATGGTGCCATCCAGTCCCCGGTTTCCAAGACGATGCTTCCTTCGGTGAGGACTTGGATGAGCAAGAACCCCATTGCAGCAACGTGGATTACCGCAAAGACAAGTGCCAAACGTCTGGTAAGCAGGATGCGATTATGGGTGAATGCCAGCAAGATGCCGGCAAGGAATGGGATCAGTATCGGTAAAATAGCAAGATTAGTCATGATCATTACCTCTTAATTCTTCCATATTATCAGTGCCATTCGTTTTGACGGTACGGTAGGCAAGCACGAGAAGCAGGCTGGTTACACCAAAACTGATGACGATGGATGTCAGGATCAGTGCTTGCGGCAGCGGATCGGTATAATTTTCGGTTCCGTCTGTCAATACAGGGGACGCTCCGCGCTTCAATTTACCCATCGTCAGGATGAACAAATGCGCTGCATGTGACAGCAGGGCTGTACCGATGATGATACGCAGCAGCTGCTTTTGCAAAATATTATAAATGGCGAACCCGAAGAGGATGCCGGCAAGTACAATCATGATGATTTCCATTAGCGATCCCCTCCTTTTTGACGCAATTTGATAAGAGAATAGATTCCCAAAGCGGCAATTGCCAATACCGTGATTTCGAATAATGTATCCAGTCCCCGGAAATCGACAAGGATGACGTTGACGATATTATCCCCGCCGCCTAGCTTATAGGCATACTCGACAAAGTAATCCGAAATAGCCGGGAATGGACGCTGGCTGTATGCAGCCAATCCGACGAGCGTCATCATGAGGCCGCAGAGCGAGGCAATGATGATATTGGTTATCTTCTTCGAAAGTTTTTCTTTTCTTTCCTTTTTGAATTCCGGCAGATGTCGGAAGCAGAGCAAGAACAAGACAACGGTAATCGTTTCAATACTCAATTGCGTCAAGGCAAGGTCCGGTGCCCGGAACAGAACAAACAGAATGGACAGCCCGTATCCGACTACCCCTAAGATGATGACCGCCGTCAGCTTCTTCTTGGAGACAGTGCTTCCAAAAGCTGCAGCGATCATGATGATTGCCACAGCCAATTCGGGCAGGCTCTGCGGAAGCGATACTGGCGATGTATCGATATTGGAAAGATCGAACGAGTTCGTCCCAAAAAGAATCAGCAGTGTCAAAATCGAGATGACACTGATAATGATCGCATTGTACTGGCGGAGGGAGCCGCTGACGATATGATCATTGAGTCTCTTGGTCTGCTTTTCACTGGCAGTAAGGAAGGCCGAATAGACGGTATTTCCCGATAACTTCCCTGGCAGTACCTTATAAAGTCCAGTCCAATATTTCCGGGTGATATAAATTACGATTCCGAAAACGACAACGATAAGGGACATGAACAAAGCAGGAACGAAGCCATGCCAGAAATGAATGCTTTTATTTTCCAGTGCTTCGCCATAAACGGCATTCGCTGCCGGCTGCAGTAAATGCCGGGTGAACCAGTTTGGAAAAATACTGATAAGAACAACACCAGACACTAGTAATACTGGAGAAAGCAGCATGCCAACCTTCGGATCATGTGCTTTTTCAGCAGCTGATGTCTCTGATTTCCCCGTGAATGTACGGAAAAAGAAATACATACTGTACACGAATGTGAAGATACTGCCAGCGACAGCTGCATATGGAACGATATCGGCTAGTACCGAAGCGAAACCGGTTCCGAATGCACGATCGGCTGACAAATCCCAAGAGCTGGAGAAAAATTCTTCTTTACTATAAAAACCATTTAAGATTGGCAGCGGAACGCCAGCCATCGAAAAGGAAGCAAGCACACTGATGATCCCGGTGACCGGCATCAGTTTCCAGAGACCGCCCAGCCTGCGTATATCCCGTGTACCCGTTTCGTGGTCGATGATACCGACAGCCATGAATAAGCTACCCTTGAATGTTGCATGGTTGAGGATATGGAACATAGCAGCAAAGATGGCCGCTTCGGTTCCATAACCGATCATTGCCATGATCATACCAAGCTGACTGATGGTGGAAAAGGCTAGTATCCCCTTGAGATCTGTCTGCCTGACTGCCATATAGGATCCCCAGAATAAGGTCAGCAGGCCGATTATGGAGACTGCTATGAAAAATGCTTCACTTTCCCGGAATACGGGAGTGAAACGGAGCAGCAGGAAGAGTCCGGCTTTGACCATGGTAGCCGAATGCAAATATGCACTGACTGGTGTCGGAGCCTCCATTGCATCCGGAAGCCAGATATGGAAAGGAAACTGGGCAGATTTCGTGCAGGCTGCCAGAAGGAGCAGCACAACGATCAGCGGAAACCAATCACTGCCAAGGATCAAGTCTCCTTTTGTTAATATCTCGCGGATGCTTGCTGTCCCTGTTACCAGATGAAGAAGCACCAATCCCCCGAGTAACGCAAATCCCCCGAGGAAGGTTATCAGCATGGACTTGAGAGCGCCATCCGTGGAAGCTTTCCTGGTGAACCAGAAACTGATCAATAAGAAAGAAGATACAGAGGTGAGCTCCCAGAAAGTATAGAGTGCGTATATATTATCTGACGTAACAATACCGAGCATGGCTCCCATGAATAACAGCAGATAGACATAGAAAGAGCCCAGCCTTTCCCCGCGGTCCAGATAATAAATGGAATAAAATGCGACGAGCACACCTATCCCGCTTATCAGCAGCGCAAAGAACAGGGCCAGTCCATCTGTATGGAATGTCAAGTCCAATCCGAGTGAGGGTATCCAGCTGTAACGGTATAATATGTCGGTTTCCCCATTGATGAGGAGTGTGAGAAAGTAAATGAAAATCGATAGCGATGCAGCAAGCGCCGCATAGCCGGTATGTATCCTGTATTTGAATTTAGCGATGAATGGAATGCAGATGGCCATAATGAATGGCATCAGTATAGCAATGATCATGTTGTGGCAGTCCTCCTCTTTCAGCAAGATAGTCCTTTCATTATAAATGATAACTAAAATAGTACTATACCCAATTCTAAAGGACTTCACGCCTTTACTGCAACTGACGCAGTTCCGGCTTAGAAAAAAACCCTGCCAGGCCGGCAAGGTTTAACGGAGACGATGTTCAGCTAGTGTAACGGATTTTATGTGATAAGCCCCGTGATTGGATTTCTTTCTCGATTAGATGAATAAACTCTTGGCTCAGGTGGAGTTCGTTCGCTTTGTGGTAAGATTCGATCAGCAATTCATCAGACAGATGTTCCATCTTGCATTCCTCCTGATTGGAGATAACTTACTATCTTGCAGATCTTCTGTACGTAAGTTGGGGAGTTGATAAGTTATTAATAATGTATCATGAAAGAAAAAGAGGAACAAGGTGATAGTTATCTACAGAAAACTGTTCATAACCTGTAGATAAAGTGTTTATAAATGTGCAAAATTGTTCTCTGTAGCTGTTGATAATGTGGACATAGTTATCCACAATGAGGAGTGTGTAGAGATTTGTCGAACGGTTTTACTTCTGAATTTGACTCTGCAGCATAGAGAATAGTCGAAAAAAAGCAGAACGATGAAAGATTTTTTTGAAACCGTCGTAAAAATGCCTTATGATGGGTAAGTAACTGTTGAAGTGCATGAGATCGGAGGAAATCCATAATGCTGAAGAAGTTTTTGCCCAATGAGCATGTAAAGAGCATTTTTGATATAAAGCCAGAAAAATTGAAAGCGCAGGGAATCAAGGGTATCATTACAGATCTGGATAATACGCTGGTGGCGTGGGATGTTGCCGATGCCACACCGGAAGTGATAGATTGGTTCAAGGAAATGCGTGCCCATGATATTAAAATCACCATTATATCCAATAATAATGAACAGCGAGTGAAAGTATTCTCCGAGCCTTTGGAGATACCTTTTGTCTATAGTGCAAGAAAACCCCTTGGGCGGGCCTTCAAACAGGCCGTGAAGCAAATGAACCTGGAGAAGGATGAGATTGTCATGATCGGCGATCAGCTCCTGACAGATGTATTAGGGGGGAATTTGGCTGGCTTCTACACGATCGTTGTCGTACCAATCGTGAGAACGGATGGGAAGATCACCAAAATCAATCGGATGATTGAACGACGGATATTGAACTACTTCAGAAGAAAAGGAAAGATCACATGGGAGGAATGAATGTGGAAGAATTGATTTGCCAGGGATGCGGCGCACCGATTCAGACAGAAGACGCATCTTTGCCAGGTTATATCCCAGCATCGGCATTAGGGAAAAACGATGAGGTCATCTGTAAGCGCTGCTTCCGGCTCAAGCATTACAATGAGGTCCAGGATGTCGCAGTGACGGACGATGACTTCTTTACATTGATAAGTGAAATCAGTAACAAGGAAGGAATTGTCATCAAGCTGGTGGATATTTTCGATTTCAACGGAAGTTTCATCGGCAGCATCAAACGACTTGTGGGGGACAAACCAATCATATTGGTCGGTAATAAAGTGGACTTGCTCCCTAAATCGACAAATCATGATCGCGTCAAGCAATGGCTGCGGGGGGCGGCTAAAGAATATGGCATCCAAGTGGCCGATGTACATCTTATTTCGGCGAAACGGGGAATCGGGATGCCTGAGCTTGAGGACAGCATCCAGGAATTGCGCGATGGAAAAGACGTCTATGTGGTCGGCAGTACAAATGTAGGAAAATCTACATTCATCAACGCCTTGATCAAACATTCCACAGGAATAAACGATGCAATCACGACTTCTTATTATCCTGGTACGACGCTTGGGTTCATCGATATCCCACTCGATGACAGAAGCTCTTTGTTTGACACGCCTGGTATCGTGAATCGCCAGCAAATCGCCCATTATGTGACCGACAAGGACTTGAAGACCATAACGCCGAACAAAGAGATCAAAGCTCGGATTTATCAATTGAATGACAGGCAGACATTGTTCATCGGAGGATTGGCTCGGATCGATTTCGAAAAGGGAAGCAGGCAGCCATTCGTATGCTATTTCTCCAATGCGCTCGACATCCATCGAACAAAGCTTGAGAATGCGGATGCACTTTATGAACGTCAGAAGGGGGAATTGCTCGCACCGCCGCGTGATGAGCAGCTTGAGCATTTTCCGCCTTTCCAAAAGACGACTTTCAAGATAAAAGAACAGAAAACGGATATTGTCATTCCTGGTTTGGGTTGGATAACACTGTCGGGTGAACCAGCATCGGTGACTGTCCATACACCAGAGGGCGTCCCGGCAACTATCCGCAGGTCATTAATCTAAAGGGGAGCGAGAAAATGAAAATATTGAAGTTGGGCCTGATCGGCCATCCAGTGGAGCATTCTTTATCACCATGGATCCATGCACAATTCATGGAACAGGCCGGTATCGACGGAGAATACAAACTATATCCGATCGAACCAGATGTTTTTGATAAAAAAATCACGGCATTATTGCAAAGCGGGATAGATGGCTTCAATATTACGGTTCCTTATAAGCAGCGCATCATTCCATTCCTGGATGAGCTCGATCCGGATGCGGCCAGAATCGGAGCTGTGAATACGGCTGTCCGGAAGAACGGCAGGTGGATAGGGTATAATACGGATGGATCGGGCTATGTACGAGCATTGAAACAGGTCCTTCCCCCGAAGGATTCCTTGCATGTACTCATGCTGGGGGCCGGAGGGGCTGCCCGGGGGATATATCGGGCGCTGGTAACGCATGGATTCCAGTATGTCGATATTGCCAATCGCACCGTCTCCAAAGCAGAACAGCTGCTGCAATTGCAGGAGCCGGAAACGATTACCGACATCCTGACCTTCCAGGAAGCACAGGAGCGATTGGCGGACTATGATGTCATCATCCATACGACAAGTGTCGGAATGAGCCCGAATACAGGAGAGCAAATCATTCCGTTAACGAATTTGCAGCCCGGGGCAGTGGTCAGTGATATTGTCTACAAACCGATCGAAACGCAGCTGCTGCATGCAGCCAAGCAGCAGGGGGCACTTATTCATCATGGACATGCCATGCTTTTATATCAAGCACAATACGCATTTGAAATCTGGTCTGGCCAGGAGGTCATGATCGGTGATCTATTGAATCAGCTGGAACAAAGATTAACGGAGGCATAATATGTTAACTGGTAAACAAAAAAGATATTTACGTGCACAAGCACATCATTTGAAACCGATTTTCCAGGTGGGGAAAATCGGCGTGAACGACAATATGCTCGTCCAGATTGGCGAGGCATTGGAAAAACGGGAATTGATCAAAGTGAGCCTGCTGCAAAACTGTTTGGACGAGAAAGAGGATGTTGCAGCAGCTATCGAAGAGGGTACAGGTGCTTCTGTCGTCCAAATCATCGGCAGCACAATCATCCTTTATAGAGAATCGGAAGAGCATAAACAGATCAAGCTGCCATGAAGGAGCGGGTCATGAAAAAAGTCGGATTATTAGGCGGGACATTCGATCCGCCCCATCTCGGGCACTTATTCATTGCCCAGGAAGTCCAGTACAGACTGGGATTGGATGAAGTTTGGTTCCTTCCTGCCCACGAAGCACCGCATAAAAAGAAATCCCGAACAGATGCGGTTCTGCGTCTCGAAATGGTGCAGGCAGCAATCGAAGATAATCCATACTTCCGCATGGAACCCATCGAGGTGGATCGTTTAGGCAAATCATACACATTTGATACAATGGAATTGTTACAGGAAATGCATCCCGATACAGCATTCCATTTCATCATCGGCGCTGATTTGGTGGAGACTTTGCACACATGGCATCGTATCGATGAATTGGTCGGCATGCTGACATTTGTAGGTGTCGGCAGGCCTGGATATGAATTGAAGACAGCCTATCCGGTTACGTACGTGGATATCCCGGAGCTTGAGATTTCCTCGAGCATGATCCGGGAACGCGTCGGACAGGGGGCTCCTGTCCATTATCTTGTTTCGGGTGCAGTGTTCGATATCATAAAGGAGCAAAAGCTGTATGCAGAGAGATAAGGCATTGGCGATCGTTGAGAAACAATTAAAGAAACCGCGGTATGAACATACTATCCGTGTAATGGATACGAGCATCAAATTGGCAAAACAATATGGTGCCGATGCGAAGAAGGCAGAGCTTGCTGCCATTTTTCACGATTATGCAAAATATCGTCCGCTTGAGGAAATGAAACGCTGGATCATAGCGGAAAAGCTGCCGAAGGACTTGCTGGATTATCATCATGAACTATGGCATGGACCGGTGGGGGCGCTTATGGTCAAACGGGAAGCAGGCATCAGCGATCCGGAAATACTGCATAGCATCGCTGTACACACAACAGGATGCGTTGGTATGTCGTTACTTGATAAGGTCGTATTTCTTGCGGACTATATCGAACCTGGGCGTGCTTTTCCCGGTGTGGATGAAGTACGCAAAGTAAGTGAGGACGATTTGGATAAGGCTTGCTGGATGGCTTCGCGTAATACCATCAATATGCTCGTCTCCTTGAACCGCAAAGTTTATCCGGACACGTTCCATGCTTATAATGATTTATTAAACTCTACTGGAGGTAACACTTAATGGAAAGTATTGAATTGGCACAATTAGCAGCAAATGCCGCAGATGCGGTAAGAGGGGAAGATGTCGTCCTGCTGGAAATGAAGGAGGTCTCCTTGATTGCTGATTACTTCATGATTTGTCATGGAACGAGCGAAAGGCAAGTGCAGGCCATCGCCAGACGAATCAAAGAAAAAGCGGAGGAAAATGGCGCCGAAGTGAAACGGCTCGAAGGATTGGAGCAATCCAGATGGGTGCTCGTCGATCTGGGAGATGTCGTTTGCCATGTATTCCATATCGATGAACGCCGATATTATAATTTGGAACGCCTATGGGGAGATGCACCGCAAGTCGAACCGGTATTCTCCCAAGAAAGCTGATGGCAGCTTACGAACGGCTTGCTGCCGTATATGAACGTCTGATGCAGGATGCACCTTATGCACCTTGGCAGCAGTTCATGCAGCAAATATTCCAGGAACATGCCCGTATCGATATCAAGGAGATAGCCGATTTGGGCTGCGGCACTGGATTTGTCACCAGGAAGCTGGCAAAGGCCGGCTACCGAATGACGGGCATCGATCAATCCGAGAACATGCTTGCCTATGCAGCTTCCAGGGATACAGATCAGCAAGTCCGCTGGATTCAGCAGGATCTGAGGGGATTGGAGACAATCAAAGCGGATGCCGCTATCAGCATGTTTGATGTCATGAACTATATAACGTCTCCGGCAGATGTGAAGCAAGCATTCTCAAGGATATGGGATATGCTTGCTCCCGGCGGCGTCTTCCTGTTCGATGTCCATAGTATGAGGCATATCGAACAGGATTTGGCTGGTCAGGTTTTTGCAGAAATCTACGATGATCTTTCCTATACTTGGTTCTGCGAAGCCGGAGAGGAACAAGGGGAGGTATTTCATGACCTTACCTTTTTCACAAAAGAACCGGACTCTGAGAAATATGACCGATTTGACGAATATCACCATCAGCGTACATATTCCATCGATACGTATGTATCATGGCTTGAGGGAGCGGGGTTCCAAGTGTCTGGCGTATATGGCGACTTCGATATGGAACATACGGAGAATCTGGAAGAAGCGGATCGGCTATTCTTTGCATGTTTGAAAAACCAGGAGGCATGATGCAGCCTGGTTTTTTTTGCAGGAAAAGCTGGTCGTGCGTCGAATCCCTAATTGTACAGTCCTCTCTTGATAGCATCCTTCTCTTCATGGTACTTATGATGTGTCGCCTGGAACAGCATCGGGAAAAGATCAGTCGTCCCTTTTTCCAATACTGCAATTCCTTCACCGGTTATGCCGCCTTTCACACACACCTTCCTGATCAATTCTTCCAGGGTATAATGCCCATCTTCCAATAACTTTCCAAGCCCGATCAGCATTTCGGCAGTCAGATGAGTGGCTTGCTCTTTTGAAATAGCTGTTTCAGTCACAGCTCCATCGATGAATCGCTGTGCGAGATAGCCGAAGAAAGCAGGTCCGCAGGAAACGATATCCGAAGAAACACGGGTTATTTCTTCCGGAATATAGACAGGATCCGAATAGCTGCTTATAAGATCGATAAGGCGGGCCTTATTCCGATTGGTCAAGCTGGTTCCAAAAGTAAGCAAGGTAGCGCCGGATGCAGCTCTATTCGTGATACTGGGTATCGCGCGTGCCACCTGGCAAGGGACGAGTGCTTCCAGTTCTTCTGTGGAGAAAGGGCTTGTGATCGAGACAAGTACTTGATCCTCTTTTAATAAGGGCCGGAGTTCATGGCATACCCCCTGCAGATGCGGCGGACGCACGCAAAGAAATAATATATCGGCATGATCAGCCAGCTGGCTGATCGAGTCTGCTATGCGGATAGATGGGAAAGATTGTTTCCAATGCAAAGACTTTTCAGCAGAACGATTCAGGATCATGATATCCTCCTGAGAAATTGCCCCGGAGTTCACCCATGTCTCCAGCAACATGCCACCCATATTGCCAACTCCGATTATTCCCCACTTCGTCATTCCAAATTCCTCCTCTGCTCATATACTGCCTGTTTCCATTTTACGCTGTTATCGATTATATGCTTTCAGCCATTGGAATATGAAAGGAGATGTCGCATGCAGCTACTCAAACAATACAGCTGGCTGCTGCTGTTGGCAGTCATCATTTTCCTTGTATTCGCCATGCGGATCAAAGGGCCTGATCCGGATGCGGCGATCCAGCCGCTCGATAAAGAGGCGGATGCAGCAAAGGGTTTGCTGCAGGAGGGATCGGATGCCGCAGCAAAAAATCAGACTGCAGAAAATACCAAAGTAATGGTGGATATAAAAGGGGAGGTGCACGACCCGGGCGTTTACGAGCTCGAGGCTGACAGCAGGGTGGAACAGGCAATTGAAGCAGCTGGCGGACTGACAGAGAAGGCCGAGGGGAGAAGCATCAATCTTGCCCAGCGCATAGCCGATGAACAGGTGATATACGTAGCAGCTGCCGGGGAAGCAGAAGCAGCGGTACAAACAGCTGGTCCAAGCGATTCGAAGGACAAGATCAATATCAATCAAGCAGATGCCGAAGCATTGACAGAACTCAATGGCGTCGGCGAAGCGAAGGCTCAAGCCATCATTGCCTTCCGCGAGGAAAACGGTCCATTCACCTCCATCGACCAGCTCACCGAGGTACCAGGTATCGGAGAGAAATCACTGGAAAATATGAAGGATCAAATCAGCTTATAAGGTTGGTTGACGGATGCGGAGGAGGATTGTACACTTACTCTAGAAAAGGAAAGGTGGCGAAGTGTCATGGAAAGAATAGCATGGAATCAATACTTTATGGCGCAAAGCCACTTATTGGCATTGCGCAGTACATGCCAGAGACTGATGGTCGGTGCGACGATTGTCCGGGATAAGCGGATCATAGCCGGCGGGTACAATGGCAGCGTCACCGGCAGCAAGCACTGCGTCGATGAGGGCTGTTATGTCATCGATGGCCATTGTGTGCGGACGGTGCATGCAGAAATGAACGCTCTTTTACAATGTGCAAAATTCGGAGTTCCGACAGAAGGCGCGGAAATCTACGTGACACATTTTCCATGTCTGCAATGCTGCAAAGCGTTGATACAGGCAGGAATCAAAACGGTCTATTATGCAAGTGACTATAAAAATCACCCTTATGCAGTCGAACTTTTCGCTGAAGCAGGTGTCAGGACGGAGCACGTAGCGCTCGATGCGGTGGTGGTGGATACAAAACCGCAAGAAACACGTGATTTGATGGAAAGGGTCGTGGACAAGCTCAAGCAGACCGGTGATGCTGAAAGTCAGCGGCTTGCCGATGAAGCTGTGTCTCGCTATCAGCTTCCATATAAAGAACGAATATGATCGGAAGATGGCATATTGTTGCGCTGGCAGCCCTTGGGGGCATGCTGGCGCATTCCTTATCCATTGTCTTGCTGCCTGCAGTCATGATATGGCTGTCCCTCCTGTATTGTACAAAGCGGCTCCCCCTGCAGGCATTCCTCCTATCCAATATCGCCGCGCTGTTATTTTACGGCAACAGCACCCTCGGACAGCCAATTCCACATGAGCTGCCCCTGGATGAATCAATCCTGCTCACTTCCTCCATATCCGGCCTTTCTGAAACGAATGAAATGATCCGTTTCCTGGCCGAAGATCCTTCCGGTTCAGCATCGATACAAGTGACATATTTCAAACAAGACGATCAAGAAAGACTGCCTGGCTTGACAACAGGTGCGATATGTACGATGAAGGGAAGTCCCGCGCATCCCGATGCTGCCACTAATCCCGGGCAATTCGATCATCGGCATTATTTAAAGCAGCAAGGGGTCTTTTATGAGCTGGAGCTTCAAAACCTGGAGGATATCACCTGTACTGGATCTTCTCCATTCAGCCAGCTGTCAAAGGCTCGAGCCGCGTTTTTGCACGAAGCAGGGGAGCGTCTCGATCCGGAAACCGCAGCATGGGTGCAGGCAATGATCGCCGGTGAAGACAGTAATTTAAATGAGGAAACGATCAATCTTTTTAACCGCTGGAGCCTGTCGCATATCCTGGCCATCAGCGGCATGCATATTGCATTATTTTCTGCCATTCTTCATTTTGTGCTGACGAAGCTTCAAATCCTGACGGTAGAGAAGTCCTTTTGGTTTTTGTTCATTTTCCTGGGTATATATCCAGTTTTTGCCGGAGGCGAGCCATCCGTATGGCGTTCGGCTCTGATGGTGATGCTGATCATGGTGCTGCTGCGTTTTTCGATACGGCTGCCGATCATTGACAGCATCAGTATCGTTTTTCTGCTTTTGCTTGTCCTCGATCCGCGATATTTATTTCATATCGGTTTTCAATTTTCGTTTCTGGTCAGCTTGGCGCTGCTTCTGTCTGCCCGGATTTATACTGGTTCCTTCATCAGTGCCCTGCTGGAAACAAGTTTGTTAAGCCAGCTTGTCATCCTGCCCCTGCAGGTCTCTCAATTCTACTTCCTCAATCCGCTCTCCGTTCTGATGAACCTTTTTGCCATTCCATTTTACACATTCGTCGCTATACCGCTTCTGCTTTTGATCAGTATCCTGCTCTTTCCCTGGCCGCAGGCTGCAGCTCTTCTGGGAGGGGTTTTTCGCTTTCTGAATGATATGGTGATTCGAATCATCCAATCGATAGATAGTGTGGCCTTTTATCCCTGGGTGACTGGAAAGCTGCCGATAGGACTCTCTTTGCTTTATTTTGCGGTGCTTATTTTATTCTGTTCTGCATGGGAGAAGCGCAGACGGAGAAAAGCCGTTGGGTATGGCGCCATACTTACTGCTATCCCGCTGGCAGCGGTGCTC from Terribacillus sp. FSL K6-0262 encodes:
- a CDS encoding DNA internalization-related competence protein ComEC/Rec2, with the protein product MIGRWHIVALAALGGMLAHSLSIVLLPAVMIWLSLLYCTKRLPLQAFLLSNIAALLFYGNSTLGQPIPHELPLDESILLTSSISGLSETNEMIRFLAEDPSGSASIQVTYFKQDDQERLPGLTTGAICTMKGSPAHPDAATNPGQFDHRHYLKQQGVFYELELQNLEDITCTGSSPFSQLSKARAAFLHEAGERLDPETAAWVQAMIAGEDSNLNEETINLFNRWSLSHILAISGMHIALFSAILHFVLTKLQILTVEKSFWFLFIFLGIYPVFAGGEPSVWRSALMVMLIMVLLRFSIRLPIIDSISIVFLLLLVLDPRYLFHIGFQFSFLVSLALLLSARIYTGSFISALLETSLLSQLVILPLQVSQFYFLNPLSVLMNLFAIPFYTFVAIPLLLLISILLFPWPQAAALLGGVFRFLNDMVIRIIQSIDSVAFYPWVTGKLPIGLSLLYFAVLILFCSAWEKRRRRKAVGYGAILTAIPLAAVLLPYTSSTGYVTMLDIGQGDAFVIELPYRKGIYFIDAAGSVGMDFKPTDKNFERVIKPFLYERGIAQVDGIFASHADHDHIGSIGKLTREFHVDWVRTSVYFEKSKMDDWNTDTDIIPWRSGELLRLPGWEVQLLAPARDKGDPNRNSLVMYTRLGGKSWLFTGDIGKEEEMELIRSYPSLQADVLKVGHHGSNTSTDPDFLAFIKPETALISAGRNNRYGHPSPEVIQALEQQNIRIWRTDTDGAVVYAFSGKTGTFSPFLP